A genome region from Lucilia cuprina isolate Lc7/37 chromosome 3, ASM2204524v1, whole genome shotgun sequence includes the following:
- the LOC111684344 gene encoding arylalkylamine N-acetyltransferase 1, whose protein sequence is MEYKLITEDRYDDVIRHLRDNFFADEPLNKAAGLCSRGMGHQDLEHHSLETLEDNLSLMAVNENNEIAGVILNGILHPGDIESSQKKLELNDDEKFKKIFKLLYTLNLKENVFKHFQVDKAFDVRILSVDSAYRGQGIAKELVKHSEDIAKEYEFKLMKADATGIFSQKILKSSGFEVLLEQYYNKYVDEFGQPILKVEAPHIKLQLLYKLLN, encoded by the exons ATGGAGTATAAATTAATAACCGAAGATCGCTATGATGATGTTATACGTCATTTAAGAGATAACTTTTTTGCCGATGAGCCACTCAATAAAGCGGCAGGACTTTGTAGTCGTGGCATGGGTCATCAAGACTTGGAACATCATAGTCTAGAAACTTTAGAagataatttaagtttaatggcggtaaatgaaaataatgag aTTGCTGGAGTTATTTTAAATGGTATTTTACATCCTGGCGATATAGAGAGTTCTCAAAAGAAACTGGAACTAAATGATgatgaaaaatttaagaaaatctttaaacttttatatacattaaatttaaaggaaaatgtttttaaacattttcaagtaGATAAGGCTTTTGATGTGCGCATTTTATCGGTGGATAGCGCCTATAGGGGTCAGGGTATAGCCAAGGAATTGGTTAAACACAGTGAGGATATAGCCAAAGAATATGAGTTTAag cTTATGAAAGCTGATGCCACGggtatattttcacaaaaaatcttaaaatctaGTGGTTTTGAGGTTTTACTAGAAcagtattataataaatatgtggATGAATTCGGTCAGCCTATTTTGAAAGTGGAGGCTCCACATATTAAACTACAATTGTTGTAtaagttattaaattaa